The genomic interval TACAAGCAAGGATGAGCAATAAACTACTTAGAACGAACACTGATCGCATTGAGTTAAGTGTTTTTTTTGTAATGGTGGCTAATGGACCATCGCTAAACGCAACTATGGCTGCAAGCTGGAGCCTTGCGCTTTGGAAGCCTAGTTGCCGCATTAGCCGATGTTACCACCTTTTCTTTATTGTTTTTCTGCTACTTTATACTTGAATGTACCAGTATGGTATCTAAAAACACCATCTTTTCCTCTTGATATTGCTACGATGGTTTCAGGAAATACAAAATCACCACTCTTTTGGGGCTTAAGCGCTACAACAATCGTATCATTGATAAGCGCTAATCTTTTATTGCAATCGGCTATTCTATAAGAAATCGTATCAATATATGAACTTGTATCTACCTGACAATCAAAATAAGCTTGGACAAGCTTATGCTCTTTACTAGAAGTAGTTAGTTTAAAGAGCGTTTGTCTACCTACTATGATACTATCCGGTAGATGAGTTATCAGTTTTACATCCTTATCATTTACGTTTAGCTTTTGTTTTGTACCCAAGTATTCAACTACTGCCTGCTTTTCTTGACACGAACTCACTAACCAAACAACAAGTAATAAGTGAAGAATTTTATTCATTCTAATTGGTGGTAGTTAAACTCAGCACAGGAGTCGCCTCCTGTACTGGTCTTCAGAACCGGACTTGACAGCTTTCCCATCATCCGGCTCCTCCTTGGATTGGCTCTTTGTCAAGAGCACCTCTCTTTATTCCCTTTCACTTCATACAGGTCAACAGCAGTTTTCTGGTGATGACAATGCCGATGCAATAGTTGCAGATTGTCTAACCCGTCCTTTCCTCCTTTTGACAGCGGTAGGATATGGTCGGTCTCCAACTGGTCCTCCTTATTAAAGTGTAAATTACACCAATTACATTTCCCCTGTTGCTTTTTGAGCAGTTTTCCTGTCCTTGTACCTACTTGTGGGTGTCGTGCTATGCGGGTAGCCCAGTAAAGCCAATCTCCGTCATAGGGGCTTTTGTTTCCTTTGACTTTGATATGGATTTTGATCTTTACCTCCCTGTGCAAGTCAAGCCTACACTCCTTACCTGCTGAGAAGTCCCATTTGCCCCAGTCTACTTTCCAGTACTTGTGGCATATCCAGCGGCTGCTTTTATTGACATGCCTGCGCTTGGCCCAACTTAACAGTTTTAGAAACAGTAAGTGATCCATCTTTCTGAAAGAAGCTGAAGCGTTCTCACTTGCAAAATAGTTGGCCCATCCTCTGATGATTGGATTGAGTATGCCAATCAGCGCTTCCTGTGGTGCATTCTCATACCGGTGAATCAGGTTTTTGATTGCTTCTGAATGCCTTTTCAAGCTTTGCTTACTTGGGTAGGTCAGCGTGATAAATCCCGAGCGGCTACCGTCCGGATTTTTTTTGCCTCTCCTTTCCCCGGTAGCAAATTGCCTGATGGTGCATCCCAGAAAATCAAAGCCTGCTTCTCCTTCATAGGGCTCAAGACTGTGTAGGATGCGGGTCTTACTCTCTTTTAGCTTCAGTCCCATCGGTGCAAGCCATTCTTCCAGAAAGGATTTTGCTTTCAGTAGTTGGGATAAATCTGCATGCATGGCCACCAGATCATCCGCATAGCGGACAAGGCGCAATTCATAGCAGACCCTTTTACCATTCTCCTGCCTGCGGTATGCCGGACAGGCTTTTTGCAAAGCCTCTTCCATGCCCTGTCTTCCTTAATGAAAAGAGGACTGCTCACTTACCTGTCTGCCTGCAAACCTCATCATTATCTGTTCAATGGCAAAGAATATGGCTCGCAGCTCAGCCGCAAAGGCGTGCAATGGCTCATGCAGGATGCAGTTAGTAAAGCGGGCATCAAAAAGAAAGGCATCTGTGTACATACCCTGCGCCATTCCTATGCCACCCATCTGCTAGAAGATGGATTGGATATTGTCTCCATCAAAGAACTTTTAGGCCATAGCTTCCTGGAAACCACCCTTGTGTATCTGCACATGGCAGGACTTGGCAGAAAAGCTCCTTTCTCTCCCCTGGATACCCTCTATACTAAGGAGGCATGAAGCCTGCCCTAGAGTTAGCCCATATACTGTCGGCTCACTTACATGAGTTTATGGCCACGCATGCAGTCTCTGCTCACAAGTTCTCCACCCTAAAGGCGATTGAGCATTGCCGTACTGCCAGACTAGGCGGCCATATAGATGCCTGTGATAGTTGTGGCTACCTGCGTATTAGCTACAACAGCTGCCGCAACAGACACTGCCCTAAGTGTCAGACTACCAATCGTGAAAAGTGGATTATGCAAAGGGAGGCAGACCTGTTACCGGTCAGCTACTTTCATGTGGTCTTCACCTTGCCCCACTCCCTTAATCTATTGTGCCTGCAGTATCCCCAAGAACTCTACGCTTTGCTCTTCAAGGCAGCCTGGTCTACGATCAACAGCTTTGCCAATAATCCCAAGCATCTGGGTGCTAAAACAGGTATGATCTCCATTCTGCACACCTGGGGGCAGAACCTCTCACTGCATCCACATCTGCATTGTATTGTGCCGGGTGGAGGGATCTCTGGGAGTGGCCACTGGAAAAAGGCCAGAAGTACAGGTAAATATCTTTTCCCGGTCAAAGCACTCAGTAAAGTGTTCCGTGCTCGCTATGTCTCACTACTGAGAAGCTTTCTTTCTGCTAATAAAGCACAGGTGGATAATGGGCTATGGAAAGAGTTATTTGCCAAAGACTGGGTGGTATACTGTAAAAGGCCTTTCTTGGGTCCTGCCCAGGTAATTGAATACCTGGGCAGATATACCCATAAAGTAGCTATCTCTAATCACCGTCTCCAAAGTATAAGTGATGGCAAGGTGAGCTTCGCTTACAAAGATTACCGGCAAGAGGCTAAAAAGAAAACCATGTTTTTAGAGGCTGATGAGTTCATCCGAAGGTTTTCTTTGCACATTCTTCCCCTAAAATTTGTACGCATCCGCCACTATGGCATTTTGTCTTCCAAAGCAAAATCCCATGATTTAGCACTAGCCAGACAAGATTTGAGGGTGACTACTCCAGACAAGATAGCTGTGGACTGGAAAAGTATCTGCAAAGAACGCTTAGGCTATGATGTAGAGCTATGTCCTTGCTGCAGCAAAGGCCGCATGAGAGAAATTCTGCGTTTTCAAGCGGCCCGCTCGCCACCCGAGGCAGCTTACTTGCTATCAGTAGCTTTACACTTGAAAACTGCCTAAAGAAGGCTAAAAAAAGCCACTCAAAAAAGTGGCCGGGAAAGTTATTGCCCGTTGGAATATAGCCACCTTACTTGGAGCCAACATGGCTGCTCAGTTTACAAATAGTGAGATCTTTTCTCTTCCTTTTTTTACACTATCTTCTTTTAGTGTACTACCGCTTCACCCGGAAGCTTCTTCTCTATGGATTGATTCCCCATAAATAAGGGCAGGTTAAACCACCCGGTTTCGTGCAACACAGGGTTCATGGTGGGTTAAGACCACCCCATGAACCCTTATATGTTAGGTGCTGATTTTTACTCTTTCTATTTTAAGTGGCAAGTTCGATGTTTGTGTGAGTTCTACATAAATTTGATCTCCCACAGTATAGTCTTCCTGCTCACTTATGTCAATAGTAAATTCTTCTTGTTCAGTAGTGGTAAGTGTGACCGATTGATTTTTTTCATCTATTGTTTTTCCCATAACAGTGGTAACAAAGGTCCACTTATGCATCAGGGCTAAATCAGATTGAGTTTGCTTCACTCTCTGGTACAATGGACTATATGTTATCTGCCAAAACGAAAGGAATAATAATAGGAAAGGGGTTAAAACAATTATAAACTTAATCATGTATTCATCCCAACTTTTAACAGGCCATCCTTCCACAGGTATATAAGTTAAAAAAAGCGTAGCAACTAAAATCATTGCCAAGAGCTTCCAAATCCCTTTTAGGAATTTCTGATCAGAGACTAGAGAAGATTTTAACTCTTCGATATCTGACGGATTAAATAGTTTTAATTTTTTTGATTTCATTATTTAGCACCTAATGGAGCATGAACCTCCACATACCGTTGCTTGATGAGGTTTTGCATCGGCAGCACGGTTGCTGGCAGGTTTAATACTGACTAACGTCTATGTCTACAGTTAAATTTAGTTCATAGCGAAGCCCACATCCTCAGGCTTCAAGTCCAATTTAGCAATCTTATTTCTGATCCTTTGTACTAGTTTCATCTTTCTTTTCTGATCCATAAATAAGTATTGACTAGGCGGATTATAGGGTACATGTTTGACGATCATATTCCAGATAATGACTGCCAGCTTTCGAGCTGTGGCTGAGATAGCGGCTATTCTACCTTTTCTATAGTTGATGCGGTTGAAGAAATCTGATAGATGGGTGTCTTTGAGATTGCCTATTGTGTTGGCTGCTAACCTGAGCGCAATTTTTAAACGATTACTGCCTTTGGCAATCTTTTTACTTAATACTTTACCGCCGCTAATTTTTATATTGGGGCATAATCTGAGCCAAGAGGTGAATTGTTTGGATGTCTCAAACTTTTTGATCCCTTCACAGCCTACCTCACTCATTAGGGCAATCACTGTTGCATGACTCACTCCTTCAATGCGCATCAGGTCCACCCCATCAAAGTACTGATAAGCAAGTTGATTCAAGTCCATATTTTTTGGCGTATTCTTGTTCACCTTTTTATGCGGCTTAGCCTCCGCCTGTAAAGCTCTTTTTGTCTCATCCCCTTCAATCTGCTCAGAAAGTAGCTTTGCTATAGCTACATCACATTGCTCCATCTTTGCCTGCAGGATTTTATACAGGTCAAATTCCTGTTGTAAGCCAAACAGGTAATCTTTCCTCCCATTACTCTGCAGGGCTTTGGCGATTTCTTCCTCTGATTTACGGCAGTTACCATGACGAAAAGAGGCTAGTACTTGTGGATTGGTTTCTCCTTTACAGACAGCTTCAATGATCTGCAAACCTGTCAGTCCACAGACATCTTTGACCACTATATCTAAACGAAGATTGAGCAATCGTAGGTACTTCTGCATCTTTTGTGTGGTCATCGCAGAGGTCTCCAACAGGGAAGTGCGATGCCGGCAATAAGTTCTCAATTGTTCAGTGGCTAGGTCTGGCAGAAAACTACTACTGAGTAGCCCCAAACTATGTAGCTTCTGTATCCATTGACAATCTTGCACATCGGTTTTGCGGCCTTTGATGTTTTTGGTGAATTTACCATTGCACAGGTATACCTCTAATCCTGCTTCTTGTAGAAAGGAAAATAAACTCTGCCAGTAATTACCAGTACTTTCCATAGCTACGGTGGTAATTTGATTTGCCTTAAGCCAAGCCAGCAATTGGCTTAGATCCTCATTGTAAACGCCAAACTCTCTCACATCTTCTCGTTGTTGGCCGATAGCTACATAATGTGACCGGCTTCCTACATCAATACCGGCAGCATTGCGGTTAATGACTTCCATGGATACAGACTTGTTTTTCATGTTTCTTTACTTGATTAAGTTGAAAAAGTCCCAAGGAAATGTATCTTTGATATGAAAATATACTGATCGGGGTAGCTGATAGCTCCTCCACTGAAATCATCTCAAGCCTTTCTGTTGGAGCAGAAGGGCTTTTTACATTTCTGACCAGAATGTGTCACGGGCTGTAAACACCAGAAAAAAATTGGTCTAGCTTAGGACAAAACAAAAGTACCTACGTTAGCCCAAGAAATCAATGCTTCTTCCGGAATACCAGAATGTTAGGCAACGTTTATTTCTCTTTTCTTATATTTTATGTATATCGCACCACCAATCATCCATAGAGCTGCCAAAAGTAGAAATGCATTTCTTACTGTAGTCTTTACATCCAGGTATGGTTGGGAAACGTGGTAGGTCAAGGTACTTGCTGTTAATACTAACCCTATACTTATTAATACGATAGCCATGAGTTGAGGCTTTATAAAGAAAGTCCTCATCCCATAATAAAAGCATCCACTAATTAAACTAAATAGAATAATACTGAGAAAATCATAAACCCTTCCATTAGAAAGACCATCTAATAAATTTCCTGTTAAGGCTAAGGTCAATAGCGACAAAATAAAAATTGGTATTCTGGTGATTGTAAAGGGAGATACACTTAAACTCTTATTATGCTCATCAACTATGCCTATTATATTTTCACCTGGACTTAAGAGTATAAATCGTCGATGGAAAAGATGATAAGCTATAACCCCAATAACAGATAGGCCCATCGAAATGAGAATAAAAGAGGAAGAAAGAGAGCCACTTATCATCGTGAGCAACATCATTCCTATACCTAACAGATAGCTGATAAAATAAAAGTCAATAAGCCCACCTATTGTTCTTAGTAAAATTCTTTTCATTGTAAAGCTTGAGTATTCTCTTTTAATACTTCAATTCTCCTGGTAGTAAGTAATTATACCTCTCACAAACTTTAAATTGATTTTATGTTGCCTAATGGAGCAAAGCTTCCCGCAAACCAGACCCGCTACGGTGTAGCCCTGAGATAAGCAAGGGCTGGTTGTCGGTTGAAGCTGGCGTTATGGGCATGTTATTTATGCCATTCAATAAAATGAGGAATACAATACTCGAATTTTCCCGTTTCATAAAATAGATTCGCCATTTCTAATGCATTAGCCTTTGAAGTCTTATCTACCTGAAAACCACCCTCAAGAGAATTATCATAAAATCCATGTTTGCCAATTATACCATACTCTTGCAGCAAGCTGTTCACTTCCTCCTGTGAAGTGGTCGCTTTCAGCTTCACTAAGAAATAATCAGTGACAATTTTTATGCTTCCATCCCTAGACATCACACAAGGGCTGGTATAAATTACTTCGGGGCTTTGGTGAAGAGTTGTAATTGCTTTATAGACTTGTTTACAGTCTGTCGAATGGCTTAAACGAGGTACTGAACAGGCACCACATTGTATTTCATCGGCCACTTCTACTTTTTGTAAAACGTTGAATTGAGCAATTGCTTCATTTTTCTCTGCGTAACCATTGGCATTCTTAAATGTTACAAAGATCTTATCCAGATACAAATCTAACTTCACTTTTTGTCCATTGTCGTAAAAGTAAAGTTCCGGACAGGTAATTTCTGGCTCTGCTGTTTTTTTCTCACAGCTTGCTAATAATATAAGTACTAATCCAAGTAATACTTTATAGGTTCTCTTTTTCATTTTAAGGTCTGTTTTTTTCTAAATTGCCCATAACGACTCAACAACTCCCGCACACCATGCCCTTGTGTTGTGGCTTTGCGCTTAGAATGGGCAGGTTGTCGGTTTGAGTTGGGTGTTGCACTAAACCTACGGTAGCCTGTTGGTAGGTGGGAATAGTTATAGGAGTATGTTTCACCAAACTCTTACCACTATGTCAACACCAAACACTAACACCCACCCTACTTTTATCCAACAGGCTTGCCTGAAGGTAAGCGGATTTTCTCTCCTTTACAACATGGATATTCCGGTGATGTTGACCCCCTTTGGCGATACTGACACACCAAAAAGGAAGTGGTTCAAAGAACCCGATGGTCTGACAATGTTAGTGTTTTTTTCTTAAACTTTCACCTTTCAACTCTATTCGGTAAGAGGTATGCAGCAGCCGGTCGAGGATGGCATCGGCAATAGTTGCTTCCCCAATTACTTCATACCAGCTGCTGACCGGTAGTTGAGAAGCAATAATGGTAGAGGCACGGGCATGGCGGTCTTCGATCATCTCCATCAGGTCTAATCGCTGTCCTGCTTCTAAAGGGGTTAAGCCAAAGTCATCCAAAATCAGTAAGCGGGTTTTGGATAGCTTCTCAAAGAACTTGATTAAGCTGCCATCTACCCGGGCCATCTTTGTTTTCAGCAGCAGTTTAGCTACATTAAAATAAGCTACTGAATATCCCTGTGCACAGGCCTGGTGTCCTAAAGCAGAAGCTAAAAAACTTTTGCCTGCTCCAGTAGCACCGCTAATCAGGATGGACTCCCCTTTGATTAAGTACTCTCCTGTGGCCAGCCCGTTGAGCAGGGATTTATCTAAGCCACGTGCGCTACCCGGCTGCAATTCTTCTATAGAAGCCTGGTAGCGGAAAAAAGCATTGCGCTGCAAGCGGCGGAACTTTCGTTCCTTTCGCTCATTTTCTTCTGCCTGCAGCAGTAGTTCGAGTCCCTCGCTCAAGGAGAGTTCATGGCATTTTCTTGTCTCTAGCAGTGCCTGCCAGCTGCGACTCATTCCGTGGAGTTGCAACTGACTGAGTTGGGATTGGATTTGCATCATCTGTTTTGTTAGTTAGGAGTAGATTAGTTGAGGGTGGATAAAAATTGGGTATAATACTCTTTGCCCCGGATGTTAGTATGTTCCGGCAAGGACCGTTCTATAATCTGCTCCTGGTCATGCACCATGTTGTTTTCCAGTAGGTTGCGCATAAAGCGGTAGGTGTAATTGCCATGTTCAATAGCAATCAAACATGCTTTGCGGAAGCTATCTGCATCACTTCTGCTTGCCAGGCGCAACAAGCCATCACAGGTGCGGTATAGCTGCTCAGGATAGCGTTTCTGCTGGAAGAGTCCTTCCAAAAGCTTGTAGAACTCTTCTGATTTACTTTGGGCTTTTTTCAGGTAGTATTCCGGGCTACGTTCCAGGTAGTGCCGATGGTGGGAACACAGGTGTTCTTTGATAGTGGTATAGCTGCCCATGCGGTAATCTCTCACATGCAAAGCTATTTGCTCGCCTTTGCTGTAGATATGCACCATCGAGCGGGTGTAGATCACTTTTACCTGCAAGCCAATGTAAGTGTAGGGTACACTGTAGTAATGTTTATCCTGAGCCAGGTAGATGTGGTTGTTCTGGGCCACTTTCAACTCCCGGTAATACTTGAGTTCAAAACTATAGTCTGGCAGTGGCCCAAGTAGGTGTTTTTCATCGGCTAAGAATTTTTCTTGTCTGCAGTAGGGCTTCTTTTGCATCCTGGTTTGATTATGTTCACGGATTTTCTCCTTGATGGCTTTATTGAGGGAGGAAAGATCAAAGAACTGTTGATGGCGCAGTTTAGCATAGACCCTGTTATAGATCAGCTTTACCCCGTTTTCTACCAAGGCCTTGTCCTGTGGTTTACGCACTCTGGCCGGAATCACCACTGCCCCATAATGATTAGCAAAATCTTCCATGGCACGATTAACATCCGGTTCATAGGGACTGGCTTTCACAATGGCAGACTTTAAGTTATCCGGTACCAGCACCTTTGGCACACCACCGATCTCTTCTAAACAGCACCGGAGGGCATACAGGAAGTCTTCTATATTTTGACTGGGAACAGCCATGGCAAAGCTGTAGTCAGAATAAGGCAGACAAGCCGCAAACACTTGACAATAGATCACTTCGCCGGTGTCTTTGTCAATGTAGGAAAGCTTTTTTCCGGCAAAATCGATAAATAGTTTTTCAGCCGCTTTGTGAGTTAGGACCATGGTAGGTTTACGGGCCAATAACTGCTGAGAGAGGTGGAAACAGAACTGGGAGTAGCCGTAGCCTTGGGCATACTCTTTTTTATACTCTTCCCACAGCAATCTTCTGTTGACACCTACCTGCTTGAGTTCTGAGGCAAAGTAGTCGAGCTTTTCTTTGAAGTGGTCAAAGCGGGTGTCTTTGTAGGCAGGATTACCGGCATGGTATTTTGCTTCCAGCAGCGGATCGGCTAGGGACAGCAGTTGCTCCACGCTTAATGGCAGCAGGGCTGTTTTGGCAAGATACGCCTTGACCGTATTCTTGCTCAGGGAAAGACTGCGGGCAATGAACTTAATGCCTTTACCTTGCTGATGCAGCAGCAGTAGTTGTTTGATCTGACTCATAGGTTTTGGTTTTCCAGCCATCGGTGCTCTGTTTGGTAAGTGATCACCAAAGAACCAAATCCTGTAGTCTTTTACGAGCAGAAGGGGGTCAGCATCGTCCGGAATCTTTCCTGCAAGGGCTGGTAGAGTCCGGAATTAGTAGCTATAGCTGCTCAAAAGTGGGGTCAATATCTGCCGGAATGACATAATCTGCAGCTTTTTAGCTACTTACTTGCCGGAATCCGGGGCTTCAAAAGGGGTCAGCATGCTCCGGATTCTCCAACAACAAGCTGGAAAGGGATATCTCCCTGTCTGGCAGAAGTCTGAGCACGTTAAAAAACTACTCCCGCCACATGGCTCAGATTGCTCTCTACTACAATCAGTTGCCTACCGAACTAGACGAAGATCAGGTCAGAGATTACCTGTGGATGCTGCAGAAGAAAACGAACAAGCCTTCTAAAAGCTCTTTCAAACATGCTGTCTATGGCCTGCGCCTGCTCTACCGGCTTACCGGCAGAGATGACCGGGCTATCCGCCTACCTTCCATCCCTAAAGTACACAAACTGCCAGCGGTCCTCAGTAAGCAGGAAGTCAAAGCTCTGCTCAAAGCACCCCGTCTGTTAAAGCACCGGGTGCTGCTGGCCTTAATCTATTCAGCAGGCCTTCGCATGCAGGAAGTATGCCGGCTTGAGATCTCAGATTTAGATTTTGACCGCATGCAGATCCACATTCGCCAAAGCAAAGGAAGAAAAGACCGCTATGTACCCCTCTCCCAGCTGATGAAAAGAGGACTGCTCTCCTACCTGTCTGCCTGCAAACCCCACTACTACCTCTTCAATGGCAAGGAATATGGCTCGCAGCTCAGCCGCAAAGGCGTGCAATGGCTCATGCAGGATGCAGTTAGTAAAGCGGGCATCAAAAAGAAAGGCATCTGTGTACATACCCTGCGCCATTCCTATGCCACCCATCTGCTAGAAGATGGATTGGATATTGTCTCCATCAAAGAACTTTTAGGCCATAGCTTCCTGGAAACTACCCTTGTATATCTGCACATGGCAGGACTTGGCAGAAAAGCTCCTTTCTCTCCTCTAGATACCCTCTATACAAAGGAGGCATGAAGCCTGCCCTAGAGTTAGCCCATATACTGTCGGCTCACTTACATGAGTTTATGGCCACGCATGCAGTCTCTGCTCACAAGTTCTCCACCCTAAAGGCGATTGAGCATTGCCGTACTGCCAGACTAGGCGGCCATATAGATGCCTGTGATAGTTGTGGCTACCTGCGTATTAGCTACAACAGCTGCCGCAACAGACACTGCCCTAAGTGTCAGACTACCAATCGTGAAAAGTGGATTATGCAAAGGGAGGCAGACCTGTTACCGGTCAGCTACTTTCATGTGGTCTTCACCTTGCCTCACTCCCTTAACCCATTGTGCCTGCAGTATCCCCAAGAACTCTATGCTTTGCTCTTCAAGACAGCCTGGTCTACGATCAACAGCTTTGCCAATAATCCCAAGCATCTGGGTGCTAAAACAGGTATGATCTCCATTCTGCACACCTGGGGACAGAACCTCTCACTGCATCCACATCTGCATTGTATTGTGCCGGGTGGAGGGATCTCTGGGAGTGGCCACTGGAAAAAGGCCAGAAGTACAGGTAAATATCTTTTCCCGGTCAAAGCACTCAGTAAAGTGTTCCGTGCTCGCTATGTCTCACTACTGAGAAGCTTTCTTTCTGCTAATAAAGCACAGGTGGATAATGGGCTATGGAAAGAGTTATTTGCCAAAGACTGGGTGGTATACTGTAAAAGGCCTTTCTTAGGTCCTGCTCAGGTGATTGAATATCTGGGACGTTACACCCACAAAGTAGCTATCTCCAATCACCGCCTCCAAAGTATAGAGGATGGCAAGGTGAGCTTCGCTTACAAAGATTACCGGCAAGAAGCAGCAAAGAAAACCATGAGTTTGGAGGCTACTGAGTTCATCAGGCGTTTCAGCCTGCACATTCTGCCACCAAAGTTTGTCCGCATCCGCCACTATGGCATTTTGTCTTCCAAAGCAAAAGCCCATGATTTAGCACTGGCCAGACAAGATTTGAGAGTAGCTACGCCGGAAAAAAGAGTGTCGGACTGGAAAAGCATCTGCAAAGAACGCTTAGGCTATGATATAGACCTGTGTCCTTGCTGCAGCAAAGGCCGCATGAGAGAAATCTTGCGCTTTGAAGCAGCCCGTTCCCCACCTGATA from Rhodocytophaga rosea carries:
- a CDS encoding group II intron reverse transcriptase — encoded protein: MEEALQKACPAYRRQENGKRVCYELRLVRYADDLVAMHADLSQLLKAKSFLEEWLAPMGLKLKESKTRILHSLEPYEGEAGFDFLGCTIRQFATGERRGKKNPDGSRSGFITLTYPSKQSLKRHSEAIKNLIHRYENAPQEALIGILNPIIRGWANYFASENASASFRKMDHLLFLKLLSWAKRRHVNKSSRWICHKYWKVDWGKWDFSAGKECRLDLHREVKIKIHIKVKGNKSPYDGDWLYWATRIARHPQVGTRTGKLLKKQQGKCNWCNLHFNKEDQLETDHILPLSKGGKDGLDNLQLLHRHCHHQKTAVDLYEVKGNKERCS
- a CDS encoding tyrosine-type recombinase/integrase; its protein translation is MKRGLLTYLSACKPHHYLFNGKEYGSQLSRKGVQWLMQDAVSKAGIKKKGICVHTLRHSYATHLLEDGLDIVSIKELLGHSFLETTLVYLHMAGLGRKAPFSPLDTLYTKEA
- a CDS encoding IS91 family transposase, which encodes MKPALELAHILSAHLHEFMATHAVSAHKFSTLKAIEHCRTARLGGHIDACDSCGYLRISYNSCRNRHCPKCQTTNREKWIMQREADLLPVSYFHVVFTLPHSLNLLCLQYPQELYALLFKAAWSTINSFANNPKHLGAKTGMISILHTWGQNLSLHPHLHCIVPGGGISGSGHWKKARSTGKYLFPVKALSKVFRARYVSLLRSFLSANKAQVDNGLWKELFAKDWVVYCKRPFLGPAQVIEYLGRYTHKVAISNHRLQSISDGKVSFAYKDYRQEAKKKTMFLEADEFIRRFSLHILPLKFVRIRHYGILSSKAKSHDLALARQDLRVTTPDKIAVDWKSICKERLGYDVELCPCCSKGRMREILRFQAARSPPEAAYLLSVALHLKTA
- a CDS encoding IS110 family RNA-guided transposase, with protein sequence MKNKSVSMEVINRNAAGIDVGSRSHYVAIGQQREDVREFGVYNEDLSQLLAWLKANQITTVAMESTGNYWQSLFSFLQEAGLEVYLCNGKFTKNIKGRKTDVQDCQWIQKLHSLGLLSSSFLPDLATEQLRTYCRHRTSLLETSAMTTQKMQKYLRLLNLRLDIVVKDVCGLTGLQIIEAVCKGETNPQVLASFRHGNCRKSEEEIAKALQSNGRKDYLFGLQQEFDLYKILQAKMEQCDVAIAKLLSEQIEGDETKRALQAEAKPHKKVNKNTPKNMDLNQLAYQYFDGVDLMRIEGVSHATVIALMSEVGCEGIKKFETSKQFTSWLRLCPNIKISGGKVLSKKIAKGSNRLKIALRLAANTIGNLKDTHLSDFFNRINYRKGRIAAISATARKLAVIIWNMIVKHVPYNPPSQYLFMDQKRKMKLVQRIRNKIAKLDLKPEDVGFAMN
- the istB gene encoding IS21-like element helper ATPase IstB; the protein is MMQIQSQLSQLQLHGMSRSWQALLETRKCHELSLSEGLELLLQAEENERKERKFRRLQRNAFFRYQASIEELQPGSARGLDKSLLNGLATGEYLIKGESILISGATGAGKSFLASALGHQACAQGYSVAYFNVAKLLLKTKMARVDGSLIKFFEKLSKTRLLILDDFGLTPLEAGQRLDLMEMIEDRHARASTIIASQLPVSSWYEVIGEATIADAILDRLLHTSYRIELKGESLRKKH
- the istA gene encoding IS21 family transposase; protein product: MAGKPKPMSQIKQLLLLHQQGKGIKFIARSLSLSKNTVKAYLAKTALLPLSVEQLLSLADPLLEAKYHAGNPAYKDTRFDHFKEKLDYFASELKQVGVNRRLLWEEYKKEYAQGYGYSQFCFHLSQQLLARKPTMVLTHKAAEKLFIDFAGKKLSYIDKDTGEVIYCQVFAACLPYSDYSFAMAVPSQNIEDFLYALRCCLEEIGGVPKVLVPDNLKSAIVKASPYEPDVNRAMEDFANHYGAVVIPARVRKPQDKALVENGVKLIYNRVYAKLRHQQFFDLSSLNKAIKEKIREHNQTRMQKKPYCRQEKFLADEKHLLGPLPDYSFELKYYRELKVAQNNHIYLAQDKHYYSVPYTYIGLQVKVIYTRSMVHIYSKGEQIALHVRDYRMGSYTTIKEHLCSHHRHYLERSPEYYLKKAQSKSEEFYKLLEGLFQQKRYPEQLYRTCDGLLRLASRSDADSFRKACLIAIEHGNYTYRFMRNLLENNMVHDQEQIIERSLPEHTNIRGKEYYTQFLSTLN
- a CDS encoding tyrosine-type recombinase/integrase, with product MSGRSLSTLKNYSRHMAQIALYYNQLPTELDEDQVRDYLWMLQKKTNKPSKSSFKHAVYGLRLLYRLTGRDDRAIRLPSIPKVHKLPAVLSKQEVKALLKAPRLLKHRVLLALIYSAGLRMQEVCRLEISDLDFDRMQIHIRQSKGRKDRYVPLSQLMKRGLLSYLSACKPHYYLFNGKEYGSQLSRKGVQWLMQDAVSKAGIKKKGICVHTLRHSYATHLLEDGLDIVSIKELLGHSFLETTLVYLHMAGLGRKAPFSPLDTLYTKEA
- a CDS encoding IS91 family transposase → MKPALELAHILSAHLHEFMATHAVSAHKFSTLKAIEHCRTARLGGHIDACDSCGYLRISYNSCRNRHCPKCQTTNREKWIMQREADLLPVSYFHVVFTLPHSLNPLCLQYPQELYALLFKTAWSTINSFANNPKHLGAKTGMISILHTWGQNLSLHPHLHCIVPGGGISGSGHWKKARSTGKYLFPVKALSKVFRARYVSLLRSFLSANKAQVDNGLWKELFAKDWVVYCKRPFLGPAQVIEYLGRYTHKVAISNHRLQSIEDGKVSFAYKDYRQEAAKKTMSLEATEFIRRFSLHILPPKFVRIRHYGILSSKAKAHDLALARQDLRVATPEKRVSDWKSICKERLGYDIDLCPCCSKGRMREILRFEAARSPPDRAYLLSIALHLKTA